One segment of Cynocephalus volans isolate mCynVol1 chromosome 8, mCynVol1.pri, whole genome shotgun sequence DNA contains the following:
- the LOC134384764 gene encoding polyadenylate-binding protein 2-like, whose product MAWSLRNWSLGSCCWSPSRSPSPKRSRPGPAPPPPGAPGPGPGSGAPGSQEEEEEPGLVEGDPGDGAIEDPELEAIKARVREMEEEAEKLKELQNEVEKQMNMSPPPGNAGPVIMSIEEKMEADARSIYVGNVDYGATAEELEAHFHGCGSVNRVTILCDKFSGHPKGFAYIEFSGKESVRTSLALDESLFRGRQIKVIPKRTNRPGISTTDRGFPRARCRARTTNYNSSRSRFYSGFNSRPRSRVYRGRARATSWYSPY is encoded by the coding sequence ATGGCTTGGAGTCTGAGGAACTGGAGCCTGGGGAGCTGTTGCTGGAGCCCGAGCCGGAGCCCGAGCCCGAAGAGGAGCCGCCCCGGCCCCGCGCCCCCCCCTCCGGGAGCTCCGGGCCCTGGGCCTGGCTCGGGAGCCCCCGGcagccaggaggaggaggaggagccggGACTGGTCGAGGGTGACCCGGGGGACGGCGCCATTGAAGACCCGGAGCTGGAAGCGATCAAAGCTCGAGTCagggagatggaggaagaagcTGAGAAGCTAAAGGAGTTACAGAACGAAGTAGAGAAGCAGATGAATATGAGTCCACCTCCAGGCAATGCTGGCCCAGTGATCATGTCCATTGAGGAGAAGATGGAGGCTGATGCCCGATCCATCTATGTTGGCAATGTGGACTATGGTGCAACGGCAGAAGAGCTGGAAGCTCACTTTCATGGCTGTGGTTCAGTCAATCGTGTTACTATACTCTGTGACAAATTCAGTGGCCATCCCAAAGGATTTGCATATATAGAATTCTCAGGCAAAGAATCGGTGAGGACTTCCCTGGCCTTAGATGAATCCCTATTTAGAGGAAGACAAATCAAGGTGATCCCAAAACGAACCAACAGACCAGGCATCAGCACAACAGACAGGGGTTTCCCACGAGCCCGCTGCCGTGCCAGGACCACCAACTACAACAGTTCGCGTTCTCGATTCTACAGTGGTTTTAACAGCAGGCCCCGGAGTCGCGTCTACAGGGGCCGGGCTAGAGCGACATCATGGTATTCCCCTTACTAA